In the Ficedula albicollis isolate OC2 linkage group LGE22, FicAlb1.5, whole genome shotgun sequence genome, GCGCCAGAGGTTTGCAGCCCCCCCGGGCGCAGGGGGGTCTGGCTACACCTTCTCGGACATGCCCCTGGGCAGGGTCTGGGGGGAGTGCAGCTCCACGGACTGGCGGCGCCGCGCCTCGCGCTCGCTCCAGTCGGGCTCGGGCTCGCAGCCCTTGAGGATGGCCAGGCGCTCCGAGAGCGACTTGGCCTGCGGGAACAGCACGTAGTTGTAGAGGATGGAAGCTGCGGCTGCCCCGATCAGGGGGCCCACCCAGAACACCTGGAGGGGAGAGAAGGGTGGGGTGAGCCTGGCTTGGGAGGGTGGGGGGCGGTCCAGGGCTTGGGCTCCTTCCTGGGAGCGGCACGCACAGTCAGTGCCTGGATATTCCCAACCGTCCTCTGCCAGCATTCCCCCTCTGCTCGGACTCTGCATTAATGACAGGCCCATTGTCAATGTGCCGAGTGATGTGGCATCATCTGGAGGAGCATTTTCCTACCCACTCGTGGATTgctgtgggaggaggaggaggaggcaccAGCCTGGGACAAACACCTTGGAACACATCAGGAaccaccacagctctgcctccagcagatGACAACCGTAAAATCATGGAAtctgctgagctggaaaggacccacgAGGATCCTCAGAATCCAGCTTCTTACCCTGCTCAGGACACCCACCAGCAATCCCAGCCGTGCCTGAGAGCAGTGCCAaaacgctcctggagctctggcaggctCAGAGCCACggccattccctggggagccagggAGTGTTCCCAAAGCTGTACCCAGATCCAGGAAGAGGAAAGTGCCCCTGTTGGCAACAGCTCCACGCTCCATGGGTTCTGTTCCCTGTGCTAAGTCGTGTCAGCAGACCTCACGCCCTGATCCTGTTGCAATGCTCCCAGTTTGGAGTTTGGAAAAGCCAATTaagcacccagcagctccacctcctgctcctaatctctccatctctcctccagctgggagctggcagggaagtGCCGGGAATTTGTCTGGCTTGAGGAGTTTGAAGGATTATTGGCAGTTTGGGGACCTCATCCAACCCCACCCCAGAGCCAAGCTCTCACCCAGTGGTCGCTGAAGTCTCCGACGATGACAGCGGGGGCGAAGGACCTGGCGGGGTTCATGGAGCAGCCGGTGTAACGGATCTGCCGGGAATTAACTCAGCATTAAACCCTTCtgccactttttaaaaaatgttgggGTGTCATTAGGGTGATTCATCCCCTGAGCTTCACCCTCCAGCATTCCTGTTCCAGGAAAAGGGATTCCAGGAGCCGCCGCCACCTGAGTCAGCACCGTGAGGTGGCTGAGCTCGTGtatccccagccctgcagaaaattccctctcctgcctcGGAGGACAAGAGGGGAACAGTCCCATGGCCACAGGGGCTCGTGGGACACTGAGGATGGAAGGAGTGCTGGGACaatgcagcagcatctcctgtgtGCACTGGGGGTGGACCCAGCCCAGGTCGCCCAGCTGGGATTTCCCTGAGTGTCCATCCCAGGCTCGGCTGCCAACAGGAGAGATCCCGTGGATCCCTGGAACTCCCCATGGGACTCAAGCAGAGGCAGAGTCCAGAAAATCAAGTTTTCATGCCAAATAAAAGCTGAGCTCAGGCCACAACTCTGCCACGGCTCTGGTGGGACTTTTCCCTCTCTCTACTGAAAAAACACATAAAGCTTGGAGATGCAGCCAAACCAACTTTGggcaaaaataaaggaagaaccCCAGAAGTGCCAAGTTTTGGCTGACGCACTCACCCCGAGGAGGTGCCCCACGGCCACGGAGAGGCCGATGGAGAGGGCAGGGGAGCCCAGGTTGTCCTCCCGGCGCTCGTCTGTGGAGGCAAAGACACACAGCACCAGCTGGAAGGTGAGGAACAGCTCCACCGTCACCGCCTGCCCCGTCGTGGTCTCATTGTGCAGCTGGAACGGGAGGAAAAACACCTTCCAGGCCTGAGTTCTGTGAGGGGATGGGGGATATGGGGGATGAATCCAAAATCAGGGGGAGCCAAAGGAAATGGGAGATTTTTGGCACCAGTAAGAAAAGATTTTCCAGACAGAAGAAGTGGCTCAATGGGAAACGCTTGATTGATCtctcaggaaatgtttttttggtatttttccattgtctttcttttcctcgTACTCAAAATGCCTTTTGGAAAAGTTTACAAGTTTTGAAGACATtgaaaagaagtattttggcatgaaaggagaaaaaaaaaatccctttccccAGTTTTTTGACGCAGAGAATTTGTCAGCTCTGatctggagctgttcctggctgcaccccctctcctcca is a window encoding:
- the LOC101813996 gene encoding aquaporin-2, with the translated sequence MWELRSIAFTRAVLAEFLATLLFVLLGLGSALSWPSAPAPGALQVALAFGLAIGTLVQALGHVSGAHINPAVTGHPPYPPSPHRTQAWKVFFLPFQLHNETTTGQAVTVELFLTFQLVLCVFASTDERREDNLGSPALSIGLSVAVGHLLGIRYTGCSMNPARSFAPAVIVGDFSDHWVFWVGPLIGAAAASILYNYVLFPQAKSLSERLAILKGCEPEPDWSEREARRRQSVELHSPQTLPRGMSEKV